In Takifugu flavidus isolate HTHZ2018 chromosome 5, ASM371156v2, whole genome shotgun sequence, the following proteins share a genomic window:
- the foxb2 gene encoding forkhead box protein B2, whose protein sequence is MPRPGKNSYSDQKPPYSYISLTAMAIQNSSDKMLPLSDIYKFIMDRFPYYRENTQRWQNSLRHNLSFNDCFIKIPRRPDQPGKGSFWALHPDCGDMFENGSFLRRRKRFKVQRAEHMTCKSSQMMHYFHHHHHHHTGSKLGATSGHHDSSVAPVSTVGRLPHFQGYGGITCAQPGGFKHPFAIENIIGRDYKGVMASGLPLTSVMHHLGYPVPPQLNSVVNSMWPHVGMLSESMSGMPVPATSDYAPFGMSAKGLYANAQSLPAVPVPIKPTPSLGPVPTLTGLQSGPTQLCSPSAVMEKSDLLEGKNNSLHPALLLS, encoded by the coding sequence ATGCCACGTCCCGGGAAAAACTCTTACAGCGACCAGAAGCCCCCATATTCATACATCTCACTGACAGCGATGGCTATTCAGAACTCAAGCGACAAGATGCTGCCTCTGAGTGACATTTATAAGTTCATCATGGACCGCTTTCCATACTACCGTGAGAATACCCAGCGGTGGCAGAACTCCTTGCGACACAATCTCTCCTTTAACGACTGCTTCATCAAGATCCCCCGACGGCCCGACCAACCGGGGAAGGGCAGCTTCTGGGCTCTCCACCCGGACTGCGGTGACATGTTTGAGAACGgcagcttcctgaggaggaggaaacgctTCAAGGTGCAGCGGGCAGAGCACATGACCTGTAAGAGCTCCCAGATGATGCATTAttttcaccaccaccaccaccatcatacCGGCAGCAAGCTGGGTGCGACATCGGGCCACCATGACAGCTCCGTGGCGCCGGTCAGTACGGTGGGCCGCCTTCCTCACTTTCAGGGTTACGGGGGCATTACCTGCGCGCAGCCCGGTGGCTTTAAACACCCGTTTGCCATTGAGAACATAATAGGACGGGATTATAAAGGTGTGATGGCCAGCGGGCTCCCACTCACCTCGGTCATGCACCACCTGGGTTACCCGGTCCCCCCGCAGCTCAACAGCGTGGTCAACTCTATGTGGCCGCACGTCGGGATGCTTTCGGAGTCCATGAGCGGCATGCCAGTGCCCGCCACATCCGACTATGCACCCTTCGGCATGTCAGCAAAGGGCCTGTACGCCAATGCGCAGAGCTTGCCAGCCGTCCCGGTGCCAATAAAACCCACCCCATCGCTGGGTCCCGTGCCCACTTTGACAGGGCTGCAGTCCGGCCCGACCCAACTCTGCTCGCCGTCTGCAGTTATGGAGAAAAGTGATCTGCTTGAAGGGAAAAACAACTCACTACACCCGGCACTCCTTCTGTCCTAA
- the LOC130526357 gene encoding C2 calcium-dependent domain-containing protein 4C produces MWVLEKIKESVDKLPLELSRMGRSTEEMFPSSDASFRYRLHSNVLTPDKIPEFCLPPRLCKRSPLRADAMASCLQDQNRSSRIGASSNTTLEDPEMKNGDAVKPSKKPLPFSAEAYGLAGMSGSANTRRKESLFLSKCPVYVFDRGNAAAASRASREAKKPSSPHCAKSFPCSSSGKGFLRGASSCPSLIDSRGDIGKRKLDSLSLISSPSCPPSLQGSSLTLVPSVFFPLDVLRSQESLQQKHSLALQGRIKVHLVAERIISANPVSSLSTVRVHVESVKRDDDDQQTLNCAVHLCLIPGKIQQRESATSTDSVFNEDFFFTGLSGEDVLELQLRIRVLNKPAAGTFSKRKVIGVITKPLSQLLNIKTNTGVTQFGSV; encoded by the coding sequence ATGTGGGTCCTTGAGAAGATCAAGGAAAGCGTGGACAAGCTTCCTCTGGAGCTGAGTCGTATGGGGAGAAGCACGGAGGAGATGTTTCCCTCTTCCGATGCCAGTTTCCGTTACAGGTTGCATAGCAACGTCCTCACCCCCGACAAAATCCCAGAGTTCTGCCTGCCCCCGCGGCTTTGCAAGAGAAGCCCGTTGAGAGCTGATGCGATGGCGTCCTGCCTGCAGGATCAGAACCGTTCATCCAGGATCGGTGCCTCTTCAAACACAACCCTGGAAGATCCAGAGATGAAGAACGGCGACGCAGTGAAGCCTTCAAAGAAACCTCTGCCGTTCTCTGCAGAGGCCTATGGCCTCGCTGGGATGTCTGGGAGCGCCAATACTCGAAGGAAGGAgtctctgtttctctccaaGTGCCCCGTGTACGTATTTGATAGAGGcaatgctgctgcagcgtcCAGAGCCTCGCGGGAGGCTAAAAAACCATCCTCTCCCCATTGTGCTAAATCATTCCCTTGTAGCTCATCAGGTAAAGGATTTCTTAGAGGTGCGTCTTCCTGCCCTTCATTAATCGACAGCAGAGGGGATATCGGAAAGAGGAAGCTGGATAGTTTAAGTTTGATAAGCTCTCCGAGTTGCCCCCCGAGCTTGCAGGGAAGTTCTCTCACTTTAGTTCCGTCCGTCTTTTTCCCTCTGGACGTTCTGCGGTCCCAGGAGAGCCTCCAGCAGAAGCACAGCCTCGCCCTGCAGGGCCGCATCAAAGTGCATCTCGTGGCTGAGAGAATCATCTCTGCCAACCCCGTCTCCTCACTCTCCACAGTCAGAGTGCACGTGGAGTCCGTGAAAAGGGACGATGATGACCAGCAAACATTAAACTGTGCAGTGCATCTGTGTCTGATCCCGGGGAAAATACAGCAAAGGGAGAGTGCAACAAGCACGGATTCTGTCTTTAATGAAGATTTCTTCTTTACGGGGCTCAGCGGAGAAGACGTGCTGGAGCTACAGCTCAGAATACGAGTCCTGAACAAGCCAGCAGCTGGAACATTCAGTAAAAGGAAAGTTATTGGTGTGATCACCAAACCATTATCTCAGTTACtgaatattaaaacaaacacaggagtgACTCAGTTTGGTTCAGTCTAA